A window from Nitrospirota bacterium encodes these proteins:
- a CDS encoding radical SAM protein, with amino-acid sequence MCVPLLQRGNSNIPPLTKGGKGGVESSVDIQCLLNELKETLDMVKTGRLFSFPPFDKTPPELRHLSDIAVSGDGEPTTFPHFYEVVRDIIEMKNSMSDNIKLVVITNSSGLNRQKVQDALDLLYENNGEVWAKLDAGSDTYYKKISRTNIPFENIIRNITVTSKRHPIIIQSCFNKIYKLGPSVKEIGEYIKVIKKIAEEGGQVRFVQIYTTARPPSEGFVTPLPKDELSSIAEKLSKETGIPAEIFT; translated from the coding sequence GTGTGCGTTCCCCTTTTACAAAGGGGGAATTCAAATATCCCCCCTTTAACAAAAGGGGGCAAGGGGGGGGTTGAATCGTCTGTTGACATACAGTGCCTGCTTAATGAGTTAAAAGAGACGCTGGACATGGTTAAGACCGGTCGCCTATTTTCCTTTCCGCCGTTTGACAAGACCCCTCCGGAACTACGCCATTTGTCTGATATTGCTGTATCCGGGGATGGGGAGCCTACTACCTTCCCTCATTTCTATGAGGTTGTCAGGGACATTATAGAGATGAAAAATTCCATGTCTGATAATATAAAACTCGTAGTAATTACCAATTCCTCCGGCCTTAACCGTCAAAAGGTGCAGGATGCACTGGACCTGCTTTATGAAAATAATGGTGAGGTGTGGGCAAAACTGGATGCAGGGAGTGATACATATTATAAAAAAATATCAAGGACAAATATCCCTTTTGAAAATATAATACGTAATATTACTGTGACCTCAAAAAGGCATCCTATAATTATCCAGAGTTGTTTTAATAAGATTTATAAGTTAGGGCCTTCTGTGAAGGAGATAGGGGAGTATATAAAGGTTATTAAAAAGATTGCAGAAGAAGGCGGGCAAGTCCGGTTTGTTCAGATATATACTACAGCAAGGCCGCCTTCTGAGGGTTTTGTTACACCGCTTCCTAAGGATGAGCTTAGCTCTATTGCCGAGAAACTCAGTAAAGAGACCGGTATACCGGCAG